Proteins encoded by one window of Streptomyces sp. NBC_01477:
- the lspA gene encoding signal peptidase II — protein MTEAERIIITPDDDIPGTTGESEPTGAAEPSVASESEPSGAPERTAAGRRRRVLVLIGVAAVAYLLDLLSKIWVVTSLENHAPISVFGHYLRLDAIRNAGAAFGLGQGMTIVFTVIAAGVIVVIARLSRRLYSVPWAIALGLLLGGAFGNLTDRVFRAPGGFQGRVVDFIAPAHFAVFNLADSAITCGGVLIVLLSFRGIDPDGTRHRD, from the coding sequence GTGACGGAAGCGGAGCGCATCATCATCACGCCGGACGACGACATCCCGGGTACGACCGGGGAGTCCGAGCCGACCGGCGCTGCCGAGCCGTCCGTGGCGTCCGAGTCCGAGCCGTCCGGCGCCCCCGAGCGGACGGCCGCCGGCCGCAGGCGCCGCGTCCTGGTGCTGATCGGCGTCGCGGCCGTCGCGTACCTGCTCGACCTGCTGTCGAAGATCTGGGTGGTCACCAGCCTGGAGAACCACGCCCCGATCAGCGTCTTCGGCCACTACCTGCGGCTGGACGCGATCAGGAACGCCGGCGCGGCCTTCGGCCTCGGCCAGGGCATGACGATCGTCTTCACGGTGATCGCGGCCGGCGTGATCGTGGTGATCGCCCGGCTGTCCCGGCGGCTCTACAGCGTGCCGTGGGCCATCGCGCTGGGCCTGCTGCTCGGCGGCGCCTTCGGCAACCTCACCGACCGGGTCTTCCGCGCCCCCGGCGGCTTCCAGGGCCGCGTGGTGGACTTCATCGCCCCGGCCCACTTCGCGGTCTTCAACCTCGCCGACTCCGCCATCACCTGCGGCGGCGTGCTGATCGTGCTGCTGTCCTTCCGCGGCATCGACCCGGACGGCACCCGCCACCGCGACTGA